The following DNA comes from Ornithobacterium rhinotracheale DSM 15997.
GGCTAAGGAGAAAGAAAATCAATTTACGCTCACCGCTTTTGCGGCTAAATTCTTCAAAGAGCAGCTACACAATACCGAGGAGGGATTAATTGTTGGTTTGTCTTATTTTAAGGAGCGTGGTTTTAATGATAAAACCATCGAAACCTTTGATTTAGGCTATTCTCCTAAAGCTTGGGAGGCTTTTACGCAGTATGCCAAAGATAACGGGTATTCCGTTGATTTGCTTAAAAACACAGGGCTCACCGTAGGTTCAGGCGATCGTGCCGTAGACCGATTTCGTGAGCGTGTTATGTTCCCGATTCATAGTTTCTCTGGGCGTATTTTGGGTTTTGGTGGTAGGATTTTAAACAATCAAGCCAAAGCAGCCAAGTATCTCAATTCGCCTGAAAACGAAATTTACCATAAGAGCAAAATTCTCTATGGAATTTATCAGGCAAAGCAATCTATTTTAAAGAAAGATGAGTGTATTTTGGTGGAAGGCTACACCGATGTTTTGTCCTTGCACCAAGCGGGCATTGAAAATGTGGTGGCGAGTTCGGGCACGGCTTTAACGCCAGAGCAAATCCGTTTGATTAAACGCCTTACGCATAATTTAATTCTAATTTATGATGGCGACGCGGCAGGGATTAAAGCATCGTTCCGAGGGATTGATTTGATTTTAGCCCAAGAGCTAAATGCCAAAATAGTGGTTTTGCCCGATGGCGACGACCCCGATTCTTTTGCCAAAAAACATTCCGATACCGAAATTCAGGCGTTTATTGCTGAAAATGCCGTAGATTTTATTGAGTTTAAGATTAAAATCTTAAGCGAAGAGGCGGGCAATGATCCAAGCAAACGAGCCGAGATGGTAAGCAGTGTGGTGCATAGCATTGCCCTGATTCCTAATTTAATTCAGCGCGAATTGTATGTGCAAAAGGCGTCGCATTTATTGGATTTAAGAGAGGAAACACTTTTTAGACAACTAAGTGTAGAGCTTCAAGAAATAGCCAAAGAAAGCAGAGGAGGCACTTCGCAAAATTCAGCAGAGCTTAGCGCGGCGATAAAAATAGCCAAGCCTAGCGATGAGCCTAATTTTAAAATCCAAGACAAAACGGCACAAGTCGAGGAGCAAATTCTGGAGGTGATTACGCTTTCAGAAGATAAAAAATATACATTCAAAAGTTTAGCCTCTGCCGAAAAAGATGAGTTCTATGAATCCACGGTGCTAGAGGAAGTTTTAGCCAATTTAGAAGAGGACGAAATGGAATTTTCTACGCCTTTTTACAAAGCACGATTGGCTGAAATCAGAAATCAATGGGAGGAAAAAGGCAAAATCGATGTGAGCGAATTTATGCGCCAAGCCGATGAGCGTGTGGTGGCAATGTACACTAATTTCTTGACCGAAAAATATTTTCTTTCCGATTGGAAAAACCACGGAACGCATGTGCCTACTTTGGAAGAAAATACGCCTTTGCATACACAGCATTTAATGCTGACTTACAAAGTTTTAAATATAAAAAAACAAGCTCAGCAGGCAAAAGAGGAGCTTAAAAAAGACCTTGAACCTGCCGAACGCATGGCGGTGCTTAAAAATCTAATGTATTTAAAACAAGTTTTAACCAAGGCTGAAATCTTGTTGGATAAAAGCGTTTAGCCATTCCAAATTTCCCAAGCCGCTTCGGCTTGTTTTTCAAGCATTTCTAGTCCGTTTTTGATGTTGGCATCTTGTGCTCTAGCCAATTGCAAAAATTTAGTTTCGCTAGGATTATAGATTAAATCATACGCCAGATGTTGGCTAGTTATGGCGTCGTAAGGCAAATCAGGGCATTTATCCACATTGGGCGAGGTGCCAAGCGGTGTGCAATTCACGATGATTTTATATTCTTCGATGATTTCAGGCGTTAGTTCATCATAGGTGAAATCGCCCTGAGAGCGTGACACGACTTTAAACGCAATCCCCAGTTCCGAAAATACATATTTTACGGCTTTAGATGCGCCACCTGTGCCTAAAATCAAGGCTTTGCGGTGATGTTCTTTTAATAATGGAGCGATAGAATCTCTGAACCCGATGACATCGGTGTTGTGTCCTATACATTTTCCATCTTTAAACTGAATGGTGTTTACGGCATTGATTTCTTTGGCAGCTCCTGTGATTTCATCTAAAAAAGGAATCACTTCTTGCTTGTAGGGAATCGTAACATTTAGTCCAGAAATTCCCGATTTTAATAGATTTTCTACTTCAGAAATTTCGGCTAAATCAAATAAATTGTATTCAGCAGTAATGTTTTCTCGTTCGAATTTAGCTTTAAAATATTTAGGCGAAAAAGAATAAGCGATGTTTCTGCCGATGAGTCCGTAAGTTTTAGATTCGTTTTTTTTCATACTTGTAAATCACTAAAATAGTTGCAATGCCTATCGCAATACAGATTAAATCCACGAAGAAATGCAGATTGATTTGTGGTAAATAGCGAGTATAGCCTATGAGATATCCCTGCGGATTGAGGTCTTTGGTTTTCCAAGGCCAAGCGGCACCGAGCGAACCGATGATAAAGCCGATGAGCCAGCCGATGACGATGTCGTGATAATGTTTGAGCAAATAGCCCATGAGCTTAGAAAAACTAATTAAACCGACAACCGAGCCAATGGTGAAGATCGCTACCAAATACAGCATGTGTATGCGTTCTGCTCGCTCGGCAAGTGTTGCAGTGCCCAGCATGGCAAAATCTCCGTTGAAAATCGCTATGATTGTGTAAAATAAATTATTCACACAATCTACCAAAAGCAGGTTGTAGTTCCCGATGATGATGAGCATAAACGAGCCAGAAAAACCAGGCAATGTCATGCCCGAAACGCTGATGATACCGCAGAGAAAAATAAACCAATAGCTGTCGTTAGGTGCCATGGGCTCCATAAACGAAATCATAAGCCCAAGTGCAGAGCCTAAGAAAATTCCATAATATACAGGTTTTTTCCATTCCTTGATTTTGGTACAAACATAGAAAATGGAGCCTATGATGAGACCAAAAAAGTAGCTCCATACTTCGGTTTCTAAGCCCAGTCCGCCCTCGCTATGTGTGCGGATGAGGTAATCAATAAGGAGCGAAATGGAGAAAAAAGCCGATACGGAACCGAAGTTTACGGCAAATTGGAATTTAAAATTGATGTAATCTAAAAACTTTTGAAAACGCCCAGAGAGCAATAATCTAAAGGCTTTGGTATTGATTTTTTGATAGGAATAAATCAATTCTTCGTAAAAATTGGTCACAAGCGCAATCATTCCACCAGACACGCCAGGGATTTTGTTTGCGGTTCCCATCAATAAGCCTTTGAACCAAAGAATTAGATAATCGATGAAATTTCGTTTATACATTTTTAGATTTTGCGATGTATTCGATAATGAAAATAATTAAAAAACCAAACACGCCAAACGCTATTGCCGAAATCAAATGATTTTCTGCCCCCGCATTGGCAAGTGTGTACATACTAGGGCTTATGTTGCTCTCGATTAGAGAATTAATTTTGCTAAAAGATTCGCTAGGTTGCTCCTGCAAATATACCGAAAGACTTTTGTAATTCGGTGAAATTTCGCTCATTAGCTTTTCGCCATGCTCTTTAATGTACACGGTATCGTTGATTTTCCATGGCCAAATCTTCCAAAGCGAGCCAATCAAAAAGCCTGTGAGAACGCCCACCAAAGTATTGTGATGTTTTTCTAATAGATAATTTAATAATTTTGAAAAAGAAAGCAACCCAATACCTGCCCCCAAAACGACTACTGCAATTGTGCCTATTTCATGATTTCCAATGGCTGAAATAATCGTGGTGTAAGCTCCTAAAAGTAATAGGATAAAACTCCCAGAAATACCAGGCAAAATCATGGCACAAGCTGCCAAAGCTCCTGATAAAAACAAATATAAGTAGCCACTTTGTGCTGCCAATGGAGGCGTTGTAGAGACATAGAAAATAGCAACAGTCCCGAGGATAATGCCCAAAATACTGCCTAAATTCCATTTTTTGACTTGTTTGCCTACATAGAAAATACTGGCGACAATCAATCCAAAAAAGAAAGACCAAAGCTGAATAGGATAATATTGTAATAAAAAGGTAATGAGTTTTGCCAAAGATAGAATGCTTGTAGCAATACCCGCAAGCAATACTACCAAGAAATTTCCATTCACTTTTTGCCAAACTTCTTTGAAATTTCCTTTTAAAATATCTTTGAACAAAGCAGGCTTAATATTGCTGATACTCTGGATTAATTCGTCATAAATTCCAGAAATAAAAGCAATTGTTCCGCCCGAAACGCCTGGCACCACATCGGCAGACCCCATAGCAATTCCCTTTAGATATAAAAGAAGATAATCTTTAAAATTTCTCATGCTCTGTTCAGTTAGTTTTCTTCCACACGCTTGATGTCTACACCTATGGCTCTCAATCGTTTTTCGATGTCTTCGTAGCCACGATCGATTTGGTCGATGTTGTGAATGATACTTTTCCCTTGAGCTGCCACGGCAGCAATTAGAAGTGCAATCCCCGCACGGATGTCTGGCGAAGACATATTGGTGCCTCGCAATTCAGTCTCGTGATTAAGCCCAATAACTGTTGCGCGGTGTGGGTCGCAGAGAATGATTTGCGCCCCCATGTCGATTAATTTATCTACGAAGAAGAGTCTACTTTCAAACATTTTTTGGTGAACGAGTACGCTACCTTTAGCCTGTGTAGCCACCACCAAAATAATGCTCAACAAATCGGGCGTGAATCCTGGCCACGGAGCATCGGCAACGGTGAGGATAGAGCCGTCCATAAAATGCTGAATTTTATAATTTTCCTGTGCAGGAATATAAATATCATCGCCTTGCTTCTCTAGTTGAATTCCCAATTTTCTAAACACATCTGGGATAATGCCTAGATGTTCCCAGCCCACATTTTTGATTGTGAGTTCCGATTTAGTCATTGCTGCGAGACCAATCCAGCTACCAATTTCAATCATATCTGGCAAGCAAGTATGCTCGGTTCCGTGGAGTTTTTCTACGCCTGTAATGGTGAGTAGGTTAGATTTTATTCCCTCGATTTTAGCTCCCATATTCACAAGCATGGTACACAATTGCTGAATGTATGGCTCGCAAGCTGCGTTGTAAATCGTTGTGGTGCCTTCAGCTAAAACTGCGGCTAAAACAATGTTGGCAGTTCCTGTAACCGATGCTTCTTCCAAAAGCATGTAAGTACCTTTTAGGTTTTTGCCTTTAGGAATTTCTAAGGTGTAAAAATCCTCGTTTTTATGGAAATTATACTGAGCCCCTAGTTCAATAAAGCCTTGAAAGTGGGTATCCAGTCTTCGGCGTCCAATTTTGTCGCCCCCAGGTTTAGGCATATAAGCAAAACCAAAACGAGCGAGCAGTGGTCCCATAAGCATCACAGAGCCTCTGAGTGCTGCACCATCTGCCTTAAATTCAGGAGATTTAAGATAGGCTAAATTAATGTTTTTGGCATGGAATGTAAAATCGCCTTTTCCGTTTTTTTCTACACGAACATTTAGATTTTTAAGAATTTCTATTAAGCGGTTTACATCACGAATGTCTGGCAAATTTTTGATACGAACAGGCTCATCGGTTAGGAGCGTTGCACATAAAATTTGTAAGGCTTCGTTTTTGGCACCTTGCGGAGTGATTTCTCCGTGGAGTCTTTTTCCACCATTAATTTCAAATATAGCCATAGGCAGCGAGGTTGTTTTTATAAATTGGTTAAAATATTATTTTTTCTTTTTGTTGTTTTTCCAGTATCGTTTTCTTTTAGTGAAAACTCTTTTTTCGTTCATGGTTGAAGCTAAATCTTTGCTAGAAGCCAAATTGATGTTGTGCTCGCATTTATCTTCAAGCTCATCGATATCGATTTTGCCACCAGAAAGCTCTTTAAGCTCTTTATAAATCACCGCATCTTCCACGGTATCTTTGTTCCAAAGTAAGTAGCTTTTTTTCATCTGATTGGCAATGGCTTTTACCAGTCCTAATTTTTTATCGTCGTCTTCCCATTCGCTCGCCACTTCGATCATTTTTCTAAGGTTTCTACCATAGTATCGGTATTTTCCGCTAAATCCAGGATAAGGGATTTTGCGAGGTTTGGAATTCATTTCTAATTCGGTAGGAATAGGAAAAGGAGAGTCTACATCCAAATCAAATTCAGCCATGATAAAGAGCTGATCCCATAATTTATGTTGAAAATCAGGAATGTCTCTCAAATGCGGGTTGAGGTTGCCCATCACCGCGATGATCATTTGGGCAAATTCGTTTCGTTCTTCGCGGTCGGTTATATTTTTACAATAATCTACCATTCTCTGGATATGTCTACCATATTCTGGAATGATTAATTTTTTTCGTTCTGTATTGTATTGCATACTGCTTTAATTCAATAAAAAAATGGATTTAAAATTCTATGTGTAGAATCGGTGTAAAAGTATTGATTTTTGTGCGTAATAACAAAGATTAAACCTATTAATATTTTGTTATTGCATCAAAAAAATAACTCCGAAAAAGAAATTTGTTGAGGCTAAAATAGATGACTTAGGAAAAGTTTTTTTACTTTTGGAGCTAGAAATAAAATTAAAGTATGGCACAGCAAGAAGATGCGTTGAAAAATGTGATAAGTCACGCAAAAGAATATGGTTTTATTTTTCCGTCGAGTGAAATTTACGATGGGTTAGCCGCAACCTATGATTATGGGCAAAATGGGGTTCAACTCAAAAATAATATTAAAGAATATTGGTGGAAAGCCATGGTGCAGCTCCACGAAAACATTGTGGGGATAGATGCCGCAATTTTTATGCACCCTACCACTTGGAAAGCCTCTGGACATGTGGACGCTTTCAACGACCCGATGATCGATAACAAAGATTCTAAAAAGCGTTATCGCGCCGATGTTTTGGTAGAAGAACACATTGCTAAAATCGAGGCTAAAATTGAAAAAGAAGTAACCAAGGCTGCAAAAAGATTTGGGGAAAGTTTTGACAAAGAAATGTATCTGCAAACCAACCCGAGAGTGCTTGGCTACAAAGAAGAAATCGAGAAAATCAGCAAAAGATTGGGCGATTCTTTGACCAACAACGATTTGGCAGATGTCAAAGCTTTGATTGAAGAATTAGGCATTGTGTGCCCTATCAGCGGTTCGCGCAACTGGACAGATGTTCGCCAATTCAATTTGATGTTTGGCACTAAGCTAGGTTCTACGGCAGATTCAGCATCTACACTTTATTTAAGACCAGAAACGGCTCAAGGTATTTTTGTAAACTTCTTGAATGTTCAGCGTACAGGACGCATGAAGATTCCGTTTGGTATTGCGCAAATTGGTAAAGCCTTTAGAAATGAAATCGTTGCACGCCAATTCATCTTTAGAATGCGCGAGTTTGAACAAATGGAAATGCAATTTTTCATTGCGCCAGGCACCGAAATGGCAGCTTACGAAGAATGGAAAAATAAGCGTTTGCAATGGCATTTAAATTTAGGTTTAGGCGAAGATAATTATCGTTTCCACGATCATGAAAAATTGGCTCACTATGCCAATGCAGCGGCTGATATTGAGTTTAAATTCCCATTTGGATTTAAGGAATTAGAGGGGATTCACTCAAGAACAGATTTCGATTTGAGCAATCACCAAGAGTATTCAGGTAAAAAGATTCAATACTTTGATCCTGAAAGAAAAGAAAGCTATGTGCCGTATGTTTTGGAAACTTCAATCGGGCTAGATCGTATGTTTTTGGCGGTATTCTCAAAAAGTTTACAAACCGAGGATTTAGCCGATGGTAGCCAGCGTGTGGTTTTAAAATTGCCACCAGCTTTGGCTCCAATTAAAGCAGCGATTTTGCCATTGGTGAAAAAAGATGGTTTGCCAGAATTAGCACAAAAAATCGTAGACGAGCTGTCGTTTGATTTCAATGTAGAATACGACGAAAAAGACAGTATTGGAAAACGCTACCGCCGTCACGATGCGATTGGTACGCCACTTTGTATCACAATCGATCACGATTCTTTGGAAGATAACACCGTAACGATAAGAGATCGCGACACTATGGAACAGCAGCGTGTGAAAATTGATGAATTGTCATCGATTTTAAATCAAAAAGTAAGTATGAAGTCTTTACTTAAAAAATTGAAATAACACTAATTTTTCAATCCTAATAAAAAATCCCGATAATTTAGAATTATCGGGATTTTGTTTTGTGAGAAAAATCGGAATTTACAGGATTTCTATTTTGTCTAAATCCGCAAATTGATTTTCGTCGTTTTCGATTTTAATGCTATTTTTAAATCCTTTTTTCAAAGGGACTTTAAGCGATAATTTTCCGCCATTGGGTGCTTCTTGAAATTCGATTTTGTAAGATTTTCCGCTATTTACACTTAAAGTTGCGATGCTTGGTTCTTTAGCAAAATAATGAATGACCAATTCTCGAGTCTGATTTTTAGGGCTAAAGATTTTTCTAAACTCAATGTAGTTTCCAGCCGTTCCGCCCAAATTGGTGACTAAGGCATGGCGAGAGGCTCTTTCATTGAAAGCATGCTTGGCTTGGTTGGGCAAAACCTTGGTATTCTGGGTTAAATTATAATTATGCAGATAAGCATATTCCGCCTCGTAAGTATATTTTGGTGCAAATTCCCCTTTTAGTTTAAGCGCAACAACGCCGTGCGGTGGCACCCAAACTCCGATGCGATTGTGTTTCTTGCCAGGAATGTCTTTGTGCCCCCATAAATCTCT
Coding sequences within:
- a CDS encoding DUF368 domain-containing protein, producing the protein MYKRNFIDYLILWFKGLLMGTANKIPGVSGGMIALVTNFYEELIYSYQKINTKAFRLLLSGRFQKFLDYINFKFQFAVNFGSVSAFFSISLLIDYLIRTHSEGGLGLETEVWSYFFGLIIGSIFYVCTKIKEWKKPVYYGIFLGSALGLMISFMEPMAPNDSYWFIFLCGIISVSGMTLPGFSGSFMLIIIGNYNLLLVDCVNNLFYTIIAIFNGDFAMLGTATLAERAERIHMLYLVAIFTIGSVVGLISFSKLMGYLLKHYHDIVIGWLIGFIIGSLGAAWPWKTKDLNPQGYLIGYTRYLPQINLHFFVDLICIAIGIATILVIYKYEKKRI
- a CDS encoding glycine--tRNA ligase, which produces MAQQEDALKNVISHAKEYGFIFPSSEIYDGLAATYDYGQNGVQLKNNIKEYWWKAMVQLHENIVGIDAAIFMHPTTWKASGHVDAFNDPMIDNKDSKKRYRADVLVEEHIAKIEAKIEKEVTKAAKRFGESFDKEMYLQTNPRVLGYKEEIEKISKRLGDSLTNNDLADVKALIEELGIVCPISGSRNWTDVRQFNLMFGTKLGSTADSASTLYLRPETAQGIFVNFLNVQRTGRMKIPFGIAQIGKAFRNEIVARQFIFRMREFEQMEMQFFIAPGTEMAAYEEWKNKRLQWHLNLGLGEDNYRFHDHEKLAHYANAAADIEFKFPFGFKELEGIHSRTDFDLSNHQEYSGKKIQYFDPERKESYVPYVLETSIGLDRMFLAVFSKSLQTEDLADGSQRVVLKLPPALAPIKAAILPLVKKDGLPELAQKIVDELSFDFNVEYDEKDSIGKRYRRHDAIGTPLCITIDHDSLEDNTVTIRDRDTMEQQRVKIDELSSILNQKVSMKSLLKKLK
- the dnaG gene encoding DNA primase codes for the protein MITQSTIDEIFSTARVEEVIGDFIQLKKSGSNFKGFSPFSNEKTPSFMVSPAKQIWKDFSSGKGGSVVSFLMEHEQFTYPEALRWLAKRYNIAIEEDQAQSAEQLAQAKEKENQFTLTAFAAKFFKEQLHNTEEGLIVGLSYFKERGFNDKTIETFDLGYSPKAWEAFTQYAKDNGYSVDLLKNTGLTVGSGDRAVDRFRERVMFPIHSFSGRILGFGGRILNNQAKAAKYLNSPENEIYHKSKILYGIYQAKQSILKKDECILVEGYTDVLSLHQAGIENVVASSGTALTPEQIRLIKRLTHNLILIYDGDAAGIKASFRGIDLILAQELNAKIVVLPDGDDPDSFAKKHSDTEIQAFIAENAVDFIEFKIKILSEEAGNDPSKRAEMVSSVVHSIALIPNLIQRELYVQKASHLLDLREETLFRQLSVELQEIAKESRGGTSQNSAELSAAIKIAKPSDEPNFKIQDKTAQVEEQILEVITLSEDKKYTFKSLASAEKDEFYESTVLEEVLANLEEDEMEFSTPFYKARLAEIRNQWEEKGKIDVSEFMRQADERVVAMYTNFLTEKYFLSDWKNHGTHVPTLEENTPLHTQHLMLTYKVLNIKKQAQQAKEELKKDLEPAERMAVLKNLMYLKQVLTKAEILLDKSV
- a CDS encoding shikimate dehydrogenase family protein; translated protein: MKKNESKTYGLIGRNIAYSFSPKYFKAKFERENITAEYNLFDLAEISEVENLLKSGISGLNVTIPYKQEVIPFLDEITGAAKEINAVNTIQFKDGKCIGHNTDVIGFRDSIAPLLKEHHRKALILGTGGASKAVKYVFSELGIAFKVVSRSQGDFTYDELTPEIIEEYKIIVNCTPLGTSPNVDKCPDLPYDAITSQHLAYDLIYNPSETKFLQLARAQDANIKNGLEMLEKQAEAAWEIWNG
- a CDS encoding DUF4290 domain-containing protein; the protein is MQYNTERKKLIIPEYGRHIQRMVDYCKNITDREERNEFAQMIIAVMGNLNPHLRDIPDFQHKLWDQLFIMAEFDLDVDSPFPIPTELEMNSKPRKIPYPGFSGKYRYYGRNLRKMIEVASEWEDDDKKLGLVKAIANQMKKSYLLWNKDTVEDAVIYKELKELSGGKIDIDELEDKCEHNINLASSKDLASTMNEKRVFTKRKRYWKNNKKKK
- a CDS encoding DUF368 domain-containing protein, whose product is MRNFKDYLLLYLKGIAMGSADVVPGVSGGTIAFISGIYDELIQSISNIKPALFKDILKGNFKEVWQKVNGNFLVVLLAGIATSILSLAKLITFLLQYYPIQLWSFFFGLIVASIFYVGKQVKKWNLGSILGIILGTVAIFYVSTTPPLAAQSGYLYLFLSGALAACAMILPGISGSFILLLLGAYTTIISAIGNHEIGTIAVVVLGAGIGLLSFSKLLNYLLEKHHNTLVGVLTGFLIGSLWKIWPWKINDTVYIKEHGEKLMSEISPNYKSLSVYLQEQPSESFSKINSLIESNISPSMYTLANAGAENHLISAIAFGVFGFLIIFIIEYIAKSKNV
- the murA gene encoding UDP-N-acetylglucosamine 1-carboxyvinyltransferase yields the protein MAIFEINGGKRLHGEITPQGAKNEALQILCATLLTDEPVRIKNLPDIRDVNRLIEILKNLNVRVEKNGKGDFTFHAKNINLAYLKSPEFKADGAALRGSVMLMGPLLARFGFAYMPKPGGDKIGRRRLDTHFQGFIELGAQYNFHKNEDFYTLEIPKGKNLKGTYMLLEEASVTGTANIVLAAVLAEGTTTIYNAACEPYIQQLCTMLVNMGAKIEGIKSNLLTITGVEKLHGTEHTCLPDMIEIGSWIGLAAMTKSELTIKNVGWEHLGIIPDVFRKLGIQLEKQGDDIYIPAQENYKIQHFMDGSILTVADAPWPGFTPDLLSIILVVATQAKGSVLVHQKMFESRLFFVDKLIDMGAQIILCDPHRATVIGLNHETELRGTNMSSPDIRAGIALLIAAVAAQGKSIIHNIDQIDRGYEDIEKRLRAIGVDIKRVEEN